The following are encoded together in the Oncorhynchus gorbuscha isolate QuinsamMale2020 ecotype Even-year linkage group LG03, OgorEven_v1.0, whole genome shotgun sequence genome:
- the LOC124031585 gene encoding CTTNBP2 N-terminal-like protein isoform X1, producing the protein MFTKALKRHMKEPQVNMESLSKPELLMLFSVLEGELEARDLVIEALRAQCRDTYVEKRYGKYNLSDPFLALQRDSEAMGGQSPGVHQASAYSSPLAVLKQVVTHCRRMQEKMLAQLAAAESSHKRVIADLEEERRRHAEDTAEGDDVTCILEKERERLLQQLEFERGQVRRLEKEQKRVLEQLEEERVQHKQLSSALAKECKWASQRALEVDHRLAEANRRLEKEQREILALRAELQKERRKALQMEARVEERLAEFDTEKEQLRSRLKREEAQCGLLQEQVEALRRELQEERGDEEEDERRDSPVDISGGSPLLRPPPVEGGEEPKVNGHDCLREDALPHRLGLDNRSENSSPVLLSPALLNQSLSPCSTGSSSLTSSPCSSPQLAKRLALATSPSYQSSYQAGINQRFHAARHKFQGHTDPEPQQEGRGGGSLPHSPRDLSPSPECIPVPVPSPAKHLARSTVTHVLSRFTVQQGAKPPPPNSSPFGTDYRNLALTPSSPVIPRASGAALPLGVCSPTIPRADRGNPPPIPSKKPGLAQSPAPSIPGTRASHFPELSGSCGLTSGQENVKELDMVVSSVS; encoded by the exons gcCCAGTGCAGAGACACATATGTGGAGAAGCGCTATGGGAAGTACAACCTGAGCGACCCGTTCCTGGCTCTGCAGAGGGACAGTGAGGCGATGGGGGGGCAGAGCCCTGGGGTCCACCAGGCTTCAGCCTACTCTAGCCCCCTGGCTGTGCTCAAGCAGGTGGTCACCCACTGCAGGAGGATGCAGGAGAAGATGCTCGCCCAGCTAGCTGCAGCCGAGAGCAGTCACAAGAGG GTCATTGCagatctggaggaggagaggagaaggcatGCAGAGGACACCGCTGAGGGCGACGATGTCACTTGCATCCTGGAAAAGGAGAGGGAACGCCTCTTGCAACAG CTGGAGTTTGAGCGGGGCCAGGTGCGTCGTCTGGAGAAGGAACAGAAGAGGGTCCTGGAGCAGCTGGAGGAGGAGCGGGTGCAGCACAAGCAGCTCTCCTCTGCCCTGGCCAAGGAGTGCAAGTGGGCCAGCCAGCGGGCCCTGGAGGTGGACCACCGCCTGGCTGAGGCAAACCGTAGGCTGGAGAAGGAGCAGCGGGAGATCTTGGCCCTGAGggctgagctacagaaggagaggaggaaggcccTGCAGATGGAGGCCAGGGTGGAGGAGCGGCTGGCTGAGTTTGACACGGAGAAGGAGCAGCTCCGCTCTCGGCTCAAGAGGGAGGAGGCCCAGTGCGGCCTGCTGCAGGAGCAGGTGGAGGCGCTGAGGAGAGAGCttcaggaagagaggggagatgaggaggaggatgagaggagagactcTCCTGTGGATATCAGTGGAGGGTCACCACTACTACGACCACCACCAGTGGAGGGGGGTGAAGAGCCTAAAGTCAACGGTCACGACTGCCTCAGGGAGGACGCCCTTCCACACAGACTGGGCCTGGACAACCGGAGTGAGAACAGCAGCCCTGTCCTGCTGTCCCCTGCCCTCCTGAACCAGAGCCTGTCCCCCTGCAGCACAGGGTcttcctccctcacctcctccccgtgCTCCTCTCCTCAGCTGGCCAAACGGCTGGCCCTGGCCACCAGTCCCAGCTACCAGTCCTCCTACCAGGCAGGCATCAACCAGCGCTTCCACGCTGCTCGCCACAAGTTCCAGGGCCACACTGATCCAGAGCCACagcaggagggaagaggaggtggCAGCCTACCCCACTCCCCTAGAGACCTGTCCCCATCCCCTGAGTGCATCCCCGTCCCTGTCCCCAGCCCGGCCAAGCATCTGGCCCGCAGCACCGTCACCCACGTCCTGTCCCGCTTCACAGTCCAGCAGGGGGCCAAACCTCCGCCACCCAACAGCTCTCCCTTCGGCACTGACTACCGTAACCTGGCCCTGACCCCCTCCTCCCCGGTCATCCCCAGGGCCTCTGGTGCTGCTCTGCCTCTGGGGGTCTGCTCCCCAACCATCCCCCGAGCAGACAGGGGCAACCCGCCCCCCATCCCCTCTAAGAAGCCTGGCCTGGCCCAGTCTCCAGCGCCATCCATCCCTGGTACCAGAGCCAGCCACTTTCCTGAGCTGTCAGGAAGCTGTGGTCTCACCAGCGGCCAGGAGAATGTTAAAGAGCTGGACATGGTGGTTTCCTCCGTCAGTTAG
- the LOC124031585 gene encoding CTTNBP2 N-terminal-like protein isoform X2, which translates to MESLSKPELLMLFSVLEGELEARDLVIEALRAQCRDTYVEKRYGKYNLSDPFLALQRDSEAMGGQSPGVHQASAYSSPLAVLKQVVTHCRRMQEKMLAQLAAAESSHKRVIADLEEERRRHAEDTAEGDDVTCILEKERERLLQQLEFERGQVRRLEKEQKRVLEQLEEERVQHKQLSSALAKECKWASQRALEVDHRLAEANRRLEKEQREILALRAELQKERRKALQMEARVEERLAEFDTEKEQLRSRLKREEAQCGLLQEQVEALRRELQEERGDEEEDERRDSPVDISGGSPLLRPPPVEGGEEPKVNGHDCLREDALPHRLGLDNRSENSSPVLLSPALLNQSLSPCSTGSSSLTSSPCSSPQLAKRLALATSPSYQSSYQAGINQRFHAARHKFQGHTDPEPQQEGRGGGSLPHSPRDLSPSPECIPVPVPSPAKHLARSTVTHVLSRFTVQQGAKPPPPNSSPFGTDYRNLALTPSSPVIPRASGAALPLGVCSPTIPRADRGNPPPIPSKKPGLAQSPAPSIPGTRASHFPELSGSCGLTSGQENVKELDMVVSSVS; encoded by the exons gcCCAGTGCAGAGACACATATGTGGAGAAGCGCTATGGGAAGTACAACCTGAGCGACCCGTTCCTGGCTCTGCAGAGGGACAGTGAGGCGATGGGGGGGCAGAGCCCTGGGGTCCACCAGGCTTCAGCCTACTCTAGCCCCCTGGCTGTGCTCAAGCAGGTGGTCACCCACTGCAGGAGGATGCAGGAGAAGATGCTCGCCCAGCTAGCTGCAGCCGAGAGCAGTCACAAGAGG GTCATTGCagatctggaggaggagaggagaaggcatGCAGAGGACACCGCTGAGGGCGACGATGTCACTTGCATCCTGGAAAAGGAGAGGGAACGCCTCTTGCAACAG CTGGAGTTTGAGCGGGGCCAGGTGCGTCGTCTGGAGAAGGAACAGAAGAGGGTCCTGGAGCAGCTGGAGGAGGAGCGGGTGCAGCACAAGCAGCTCTCCTCTGCCCTGGCCAAGGAGTGCAAGTGGGCCAGCCAGCGGGCCCTGGAGGTGGACCACCGCCTGGCTGAGGCAAACCGTAGGCTGGAGAAGGAGCAGCGGGAGATCTTGGCCCTGAGggctgagctacagaaggagaggaggaaggcccTGCAGATGGAGGCCAGGGTGGAGGAGCGGCTGGCTGAGTTTGACACGGAGAAGGAGCAGCTCCGCTCTCGGCTCAAGAGGGAGGAGGCCCAGTGCGGCCTGCTGCAGGAGCAGGTGGAGGCGCTGAGGAGAGAGCttcaggaagagaggggagatgaggaggaggatgagaggagagactcTCCTGTGGATATCAGTGGAGGGTCACCACTACTACGACCACCACCAGTGGAGGGGGGTGAAGAGCCTAAAGTCAACGGTCACGACTGCCTCAGGGAGGACGCCCTTCCACACAGACTGGGCCTGGACAACCGGAGTGAGAACAGCAGCCCTGTCCTGCTGTCCCCTGCCCTCCTGAACCAGAGCCTGTCCCCCTGCAGCACAGGGTcttcctccctcacctcctccccgtgCTCCTCTCCTCAGCTGGCCAAACGGCTGGCCCTGGCCACCAGTCCCAGCTACCAGTCCTCCTACCAGGCAGGCATCAACCAGCGCTTCCACGCTGCTCGCCACAAGTTCCAGGGCCACACTGATCCAGAGCCACagcaggagggaagaggaggtggCAGCCTACCCCACTCCCCTAGAGACCTGTCCCCATCCCCTGAGTGCATCCCCGTCCCTGTCCCCAGCCCGGCCAAGCATCTGGCCCGCAGCACCGTCACCCACGTCCTGTCCCGCTTCACAGTCCAGCAGGGGGCCAAACCTCCGCCACCCAACAGCTCTCCCTTCGGCACTGACTACCGTAACCTGGCCCTGACCCCCTCCTCCCCGGTCATCCCCAGGGCCTCTGGTGCTGCTCTGCCTCTGGGGGTCTGCTCCCCAACCATCCCCCGAGCAGACAGGGGCAACCCGCCCCCCATCCCCTCTAAGAAGCCTGGCCTGGCCCAGTCTCCAGCGCCATCCATCCCTGGTACCAGAGCCAGCCACTTTCCTGAGCTGTCAGGAAGCTGTGGTCTCACCAGCGGCCAGGAGAATGTTAAAGAGCTGGACATGGTGGTTTCCTCCGTCAGTTAG
- the wnt2ba gene encoding wingless-type MMTV integration site family, member 2Ba isoform X2, with amino-acid sequence MKLEMFCFFKTRGYSRNRTGSRNGILSRHPSRIYFTFILLLLIFTPRADSSWWYIGALGARVICDNIPGLVNKQRQLCQRHPDLMQSIGEGAKEWIRECQHQFRHHRWNCSTLDRDHTVFGSREAAFVYAISSAGVVYAITRACSQGELKICSCDAHKRGRARDDRGDFDWGGCSDNINYGIKFAKAFVDARERMVKDARAMMNLHNNRCGRMAVKRFMKLECKCHGVSGSCALRTCWLAMSDFRRTGDYLRKKYNTAIEVTMNQDGTGFMVADKDFKGTTKNELVYVENSPDYCLMDRAAGSLGTAGRVCNKSSRGTDGCEVMCCGRGYDTMRVKRVTKCECKFKWCCAVECKDCEDTVDVHTCKPHKRPDWLDLT; translated from the exons ATGAAATTAGAAATGTTTTGTTTCTTCAAAACCCGAGGATATTCCAGGAACAGGACGGGGTCTCGAAATGGGATACTATCCCGACACCCCTCAAGGATATACTTCACCTTTATTCTGCTGCTTCTCATCTTCACACCTAGAGCAGATTCTTCTTGGTG GTACATTGGAGCCCTGGGTGCACGGGTGATCTGTGACAACATTCCAGGCCTGGTGAATaagcagcgccagctgtgccagcGCCACCCGGATCTCATGCAGTCTATTGGGGAGGGTGCCAAGGAGTGGATCCGTGAGTGCCAGCACCAGTTCCGTCACCATCGCTGGAACTGCAGCACGCTGGACCGAGACCACACTGTCTTTG GTAGCCGGGAGGCAGCATTTGTGTACGCCATCTCCTCGGCGGGTGTGGTCTATGCAATTACCAGGGCCTGCAGCCAGGGGGAGCTCAAGATCTGCAGCTGCGACGCCCACAAGCGAGGCCGAGCTAGAGACGACAGGGGCGACTTTGACTGGGGCGGCTGCAGCGACAACATCAACTACGGCATCAAGTTCGCCAAGGCCTTCGTCGATGCCAGGGAGAGGATGGTGAAAGACGCTCGGGCGATGATGAATCTACACAACAACCGCTGTGGGCGAATG GCAGTGAAGCGCTTTATGAAACTGGAGTGCAAGTGTCATGGTGTCAGCGGCTCCTGCGCCCTCAGAACTTGCTGGTTGGCCATGTCGGACTTCCGGAGGACCGGGGACTACCTCCGAAAGAAGTACAACACGGCCATTGAGGTGACCATGAACCAGGATGGCACAGGATTCATGGTGGCTGACAAGGACTTCAAGGGAACCACCAAGAATGAGCTGGTGTATGTAGAAAACTCCCCTGACTACTGCCTCATGGACAGAGCAGCAG GCTCCCTGGGCACGGCAGGGAGAGTCTGCAACAAGTCTTCCAGAGGCACGGACGGCTGCGAGGTCATGTGTTGCGGACGGGGCTACGACACAATGCGTGTCAAACGAGTCACCAAGTGCGAGTGCAAGTTCAAGTGGTGCTGCGCCGTGGAGTGCAAGGACTGCGAAGACACAGTGGACGTTCACACCTGCAAGCCACACAAGAGACCCGATTGGTTGGACCTAACATGA
- the wnt2ba gene encoding wingless-type MMTV integration site family, member 2Ba isoform X1 — protein MKLEMFCFFKTRGYSRNRTGSRNGILSRHPSRIYFTFILLLLIFTPRADSSWWYIGALGARVICDNIPGLVNKQRQLCQRHPDLMQSIGEGAKEWIRECQHQFRHHRWNCSTLDRDHTVFGRVMLHSSREAAFVYAISSAGVVYAITRACSQGELKICSCDAHKRGRARDDRGDFDWGGCSDNINYGIKFAKAFVDARERMVKDARAMMNLHNNRCGRMAVKRFMKLECKCHGVSGSCALRTCWLAMSDFRRTGDYLRKKYNTAIEVTMNQDGTGFMVADKDFKGTTKNELVYVENSPDYCLMDRAAGSLGTAGRVCNKSSRGTDGCEVMCCGRGYDTMRVKRVTKCECKFKWCCAVECKDCEDTVDVHTCKPHKRPDWLDLT, from the exons ATGAAATTAGAAATGTTTTGTTTCTTCAAAACCCGAGGATATTCCAGGAACAGGACGGGGTCTCGAAATGGGATACTATCCCGACACCCCTCAAGGATATACTTCACCTTTATTCTGCTGCTTCTCATCTTCACACCTAGAGCAGATTCTTCTTGGTG GTACATTGGAGCCCTGGGTGCACGGGTGATCTGTGACAACATTCCAGGCCTGGTGAATaagcagcgccagctgtgccagcGCCACCCGGATCTCATGCAGTCTATTGGGGAGGGTGCCAAGGAGTGGATCCGTGAGTGCCAGCACCAGTTCCGTCACCATCGCTGGAACTGCAGCACGCTGGACCGAGACCACACTGTCTTTGGTAGGGTCATGCTGCACA GTAGCCGGGAGGCAGCATTTGTGTACGCCATCTCCTCGGCGGGTGTGGTCTATGCAATTACCAGGGCCTGCAGCCAGGGGGAGCTCAAGATCTGCAGCTGCGACGCCCACAAGCGAGGCCGAGCTAGAGACGACAGGGGCGACTTTGACTGGGGCGGCTGCAGCGACAACATCAACTACGGCATCAAGTTCGCCAAGGCCTTCGTCGATGCCAGGGAGAGGATGGTGAAAGACGCTCGGGCGATGATGAATCTACACAACAACCGCTGTGGGCGAATG GCAGTGAAGCGCTTTATGAAACTGGAGTGCAAGTGTCATGGTGTCAGCGGCTCCTGCGCCCTCAGAACTTGCTGGTTGGCCATGTCGGACTTCCGGAGGACCGGGGACTACCTCCGAAAGAAGTACAACACGGCCATTGAGGTGACCATGAACCAGGATGGCACAGGATTCATGGTGGCTGACAAGGACTTCAAGGGAACCACCAAGAATGAGCTGGTGTATGTAGAAAACTCCCCTGACTACTGCCTCATGGACAGAGCAGCAG GCTCCCTGGGCACGGCAGGGAGAGTCTGCAACAAGTCTTCCAGAGGCACGGACGGCTGCGAGGTCATGTGTTGCGGACGGGGCTACGACACAATGCGTGTCAAACGAGTCACCAAGTGCGAGTGCAAGTTCAAGTGGTGCTGCGCCGTGGAGTGCAAGGACTGCGAAGACACAGTGGACGTTCACACCTGCAAGCCACACAAGAGACCCGATTGGTTGGACCTAACATGA